The nucleotide sequence CGATGTCGAAGGCGGGCCACTCGGCGTAGGGGCTCGGCCCCGTGCGGGGATCGCCGAAGCCGCGGATCGCGGCGTAGACCAGCCGCGGGTTCCGCTCGCGCAGCCGCTCGTAGCCGACCCCGAGGCGATCCATGACGCCGACGCGCGCGTTCTCCACCACCGCGTCGGCCCGCTCGACGAGGCGGAGGAGGATGCCGCGGTCGCCGGCGGCGCGCAGGTCGAGGACGACGGAGCGCTTGTTCCGGTTGATGCTCGCGAAGTAGCCGCCGTAGTCGCAGCCCGCGCGGTCGGCCGGAAAAGGCGGCATCCCGCGGGTCATGTCGCCGCGCGGCGGCTCGATCTTGACCACGTCGGCGCCGAGGTCGGCGAGCAGCATGGTGCAGAAGGGTCCGGCGAGCGCCTGCGTCAGGTCGAGGATGCGAAGGTCGGCGAGCGGTCCCGTGCGGGTGGCCATCATCACTCACCTCGGACCCAGTGGCTCCGCCGCTTCAAGAGGACCTCGCGCTCGCCCTCGAAGACGATCGTCCCGTCCTGCTTCACGCCCCAGTGCTTGAAGCGGACGATGCCCGCGTCGTCGCGGTCGGCGTCGCGCTTTCCGATCACCTCGGTGTAGGCCGTGAGGGTATCGCCGTGGAACACCGGAGCGCGGAAGCGGAGCTTGTCGAGGCGCAGCTCCGCGATCGCGTGCTCCGCGGTGTCCTGGGTCGCGAGGCCGATCACGATCGAGCCGGTGACGAGGCCGAAGACGATCCGCTGCCCGAAGGGCGTGCCACGCATCTTGTGCTCGTTGTAGTGGGCGTCGGCGGTGTTCATCACGAGCTTCGTGAGCAGCTGGTTCTCGACCTCGCCGACCGTCGTGCCGCGCGCGTGGCGCATCTTCTGCCCGACCTCGAAGTCCTCGAACCAGCTCATCGCTTGGCCCTCGGGAGGAAGGCGTCCGAGATGATGCGCTGCTGGATCTCGGAGGTGCCCTCGAAGATCTTCGTGAGCCGCGCGTCGCGCCAGTAGCGCTCGAGCGGGTACTCGCTCGTGTAGCCGGCGCCGCCGTGAATCTGGATGCCCTCGCTGGTCACCTTCTCGGCCATCTCGCTCGCGAAGAGCTTCGCCATCGACGCCTGCACGTCGGCGCGGTGCCCGCGGTCGAAGTCGTCGGCGGCGGCGTAGGTGAGCGCGCGCGCCGCCTCGATCTCGGTCGCCATCCACGCCAGCTTGAAGCGGATCGCCTGGAAGTCGCCGATCGGCCGGCCGAACTGGATGCGCGTCTGCGCGTAGGCGATCGAGTCCTCGAGCGCCCCGCGGGCGAGACCGACCGAGCGCGCGGCGGTGTGGATACGCGCGACCGAGAGGCCCATCGCCGTCCGCTTGAAGCCCTCGGACGAGCCGCTCCGCGCCGAGTGGACCAGGATGTTCTCCTTCGGGATGCGGAAGTTGTCGAACGAGAGCTCCCAGGTCTTCCAGCCGTGGTAGCCGATCTTCCGCATCGGCGTGCCCGCGATCCCCGGCGGGAAGGTGCCGCGCTCCTTCTCGATCAGGAACTGGGCGATGCCGGCGTGGCGGTTCTCCGGGTCGTAGGGCGTGGCCCGCGCGACCAGGATGATGAAGTCGGCGCCGTCGGCGAACGTGCACCACATCTTCTGGCCGTTCACCACCCATGCGTCGCCGACGAGCTCGGCGCGGCAGCGGATCGAGGCGACGTCGGAGCCCGCCCCCGGCTCGGAGAGCGCGAAGGCGCCGAGGCACTCGCCGCGCGCCATCCGGGGCAGGATCTGCCTCCGCTTCTCCTCGCTGAAGCCCGCGCCGATGCCGTTGCCGCGCGCGATGATGCTCGCAACGCTCATCCACGCGCGCGCGAGCTCCTCCGTGATAAGCACGTACTCGAAGATGCCGAGCCCGAGGCCACCGTGCTCCTGCGGGATCAGGACCCCGAAGTAGCCGAGCGTGGCCATCTTCTGCCGGAGCTCCATCGGTATCTCGCCCTGCACCGGGTCGAGCCGGTTGGCGACCGGCAGGACCTCGTGCATCGCGAACGCGCGCGCCGACTCGAGGATCGCTTGGCGCTCGTCACTGTAATACGCCGCGGGGACGCGCTCGACGATGCCGGTGAGCAGACCCATCACGCCCGCCGCTTCGCGACCAGGTTCGTGCGCCGGCAGCCGACGACGACCTCCCCGCGCTGGTTTCGACCCTGCGTCTCCCAGGTGACGACGCCGAAGGCGGGGCGACTCTCGGACTCGCGCTTCGCGACGACCACGCTCCGGGCGGTGAGCGTGTCTCCCGGATAGACCGGGCGGAGGAACTCGACCTCCTCGACGCCGAGGAACGGACCGCCCGCCTCGGAGAGGTCTTCCACCGAGAGGCCGATCACCGTGCACAGCACGAGCAGCGGGTCGACGACGACGCCGGGGTGGCCGTGCGCGCGCGCATATTCCGCGTTGAAGTAGAGCGGGAGGAAGCGCAGCGCAACGGTCGCGAACAGCGAGTTGTCGCCTTCGTTGAGCGTCCGTCCCCAGTGGTGCTCGAAGACTTGACCCGCCTCGAAGTCCTCGAAGGCGTGGCCCTTCGGGACGAGCGCGAAGGCGTCGAAGTCGAGGTCCGCCATGGCGTCGGCGTACGTAGCACGAACGCATGGGTTGATCCGAGGGGGCACCCCGGCCGGCACGGTCGAGCCCTGCCCGTCGCCGACGCCCGCCGACGACCAGCGTGAGGATGCGACGGGTCGGCGCGCGCGCCCGAAGTATCGCGCCTGGGCCGACCTCATGCGCCGGGCGTTGACCGGGCCGCCTTGGGCGTTATAGGCCCCGCGCCGCGCGGGGGGTTGGGGGAGGGGAACGGGAACGTCCGACTTCGGACGTTACGTCGTCGTGCCTACAGCCCCCGAATAATGCCGAGGCCGGGAAAGTCGGACAGGACGACGGCGCTGATCACCAGCCCGACTGCGTGTCGAGATAAGTAGTCGAGCCCCGTCCTACCCGAGCTTGTGGCCACTACACAGATATTGCGTCGTTTCAGGAGATAAACGAGGCGCCATCGTTCCTCGGGATCCGGATCAATCACCAACACTCGGGACCCGGAGTCCTGCTCGCGCCGGTTTACCATGAACTCGCCCGCTCGCGGTGATCGCTTTGGACGTCCGAACGCGCGGCCGACGTCGACGAAAGGATGTCCCGGGCTCGGCGTGTCAGGTCCCGAACTCCTTCCCCGTCAGCGCGCGGTAAGCCTCAAGATACTTGTCGCTGGTCTTCCGGACGATCTCGTCGGGAAGCGCCGGGCCCGGGGGCTCTTTGTTAAAACGGATGGACTCGAGGTAGTCGCGCACGAACTGCTTGTCGAAGGAAGGCGGGGAGATGCCGATCCGGTACTCCGCGCGCGGCCAGTACCGCGACGAGTCGGGCGTCAGGACCTCGTCGATCAGGGTGATCTCGCCTTCCACCAAGCCGAACTCGAACTTCGTGTCGGCCAGGATCAGACCTCTGGCCTCCGCGTAATCAGCCCCCTTCTCGTAGGTCGATAGCGTGAGCTCGCGGAGCTTCGAGGCCGTGGAATCGCCCACGGCTTTGGCCACCTGATCGAAGCCGATGTTCTCGTCGTGGCCCGTGACCGCCTTCGTGGCGGGCGTAAAGATAGGACGCTCCAGTTTCGCGGCCTGCCGAAGGCCCGTCGGGAGCGCGATCCCGCAGACGGCGCCCGTCGACTGGTAGTCCTTCCAGCCGCTCCCGATCAGGTAGCCGCGCGCGACACATTCGACCGGGAAAGTCCGGGCCTTCTTGACGAGCATCGCGCGATCGCGGAGGACGTCTCGGTGTTTCCGGACCTCGGCGGGCATCTGGTCCACGTCGCACGTGATCATGTGATGCGGGACGCCGAGGTACTTGAACCAGAATTCCGACAACCGGTTGAGGACCTTCCCCTTGAAGGGAATCCCGTTCGCCATCACGACGTCGAACGCGCTTAGGCGGTCAGTCGTCACGATGAGCAGGCTTTCTCCCAGGTCGTACATGTCGCGGACCTTGCCGCGGGACGCGAGCTTGAGGCCGGAGATATCCGATCGGACGAGAACGGGCTCGGTCTTGAGCATCACCCACCCTCCCAGTATTGGCGGTACACTTATAACTTACTCGGCGCCGGTTTCCACGAAAAGCAAAGGTGGCAAACAGCCGCGCCCGGGTTCGGGTCATAAAATCGCTTCCCCCCACCCTGCGGAATCGGTTTCTTGACCCGGACGTCCAGTGGTCTTAGGCTCGACTGCCATGAAGAAGCTGATCCGGGGGATCGTGGAGTTCAGGAAGAACGTCCGCTCCGGCTACCGGGAGACCTTCGCCCACCTCGCGCTCGGGCAGTCCCCCGACGCGCTCCTCATCGCCTGCTCCGACAGCCGCGTCGTCCCGAACCTGTTCGCGTCGACCGAGCCGGGGGACCTCTTTGTCATTCGGAACCCCGGAAACCTGATCGCCCCCTGCGGCGAGGACGGGCGCTCCGTGAGCGACGAGTCCGAGGCCGCGGCGATCGAATTTGCAATCCTCTCCCTGGGCGTCCCGGATATCATCGTTTGCGGCCACTCGGACTGCGGGGCCATGCGCATCGCCCTGGATGGGATGAAGAGCCTTGCGGCCCCGCATCTTGAGGCCTGGCTCCGGCACGCCGAAGGGGCGC is from Deltaproteobacteria bacterium and encodes:
- a CDS encoding phosphoribosylaminoimidazolesuccinocarboxamide synthase; amino-acid sequence: MLKTEPVLVRSDISGLKLASRGKVRDMYDLGESLLIVTTDRLSAFDVVMANGIPFKGKVLNRLSEFWFKYLGVPHHMITCDVDQMPAEVRKHRDVLRDRAMLVKKARTFPVECVARGYLIGSGWKDYQSTGAVCGIALPTGLRQAAKLERPIFTPATKAVTGHDENIGFDQVAKAVGDSTASKLRELTLSTYEKGADYAEARGLILADTKFEFGLVEGEITLIDEVLTPDSSRYWPRAEYRIGISPPSFDKQFVRDYLESIRFNKEPPGPALPDEIVRKTSDKYLEAYRALTGKEFGT
- a CDS encoding MaoC family dehydratase — encoded protein: MADLDFDAFALVPKGHAFEDFEAGQVFEHHWGRTLNEGDNSLFATVALRFLPLYFNAEYARAHGHPGVVVDPLLVLCTVIGLSVEDLSEAGGPFLGVEEVEFLRPVYPGDTLTARSVVVAKRESESRPAFGVVTWETQGRNQRGEVVVGCRRTNLVAKRRA
- a CDS encoding carbonic anhydrase yields the protein MKKLIRGIVEFRKNVRSGYRETFAHLALGQSPDALLIACSDSRVVPNLFASTEPGDLFVIRNPGNLIAPCGEDGRSVSDESEAAAIEFAILSLGVPDIIVCGHSDCGAMRIALDGMKSLAAPHLEAWLRHAEGALRQVREGHRMKAELALHNHLSQFNVLEQLKHLRSYPAVRERLEAGRLRLHAWWFDIARAEVLAYDDARHEFVVIDEAEADRLLKRLGEN
- a CDS encoding MaoC family dehydratase, with product MSWFEDFEVGQKMRHARGTTVGEVENQLLTKLVMNTADAHYNEHKMRGTPFGQRIVFGLVTGSIVIGLATQDTAEHAIAELRLDKLRFRAPVFHGDTLTAYTEVIGKRDADRDDAGIVRFKHWGVKQDGTIVFEGEREVLLKRRSHWVRGE
- a CDS encoding acyl-CoA dehydrogenase codes for the protein MGLLTGIVERVPAAYYSDERQAILESARAFAMHEVLPVANRLDPVQGEIPMELRQKMATLGYFGVLIPQEHGGLGLGIFEYVLITEELARAWMSVASIIARGNGIGAGFSEEKRRQILPRMARGECLGAFALSEPGAGSDVASIRCRAELVGDAWVVNGQKMWCTFADGADFIILVARATPYDPENRHAGIAQFLIEKERGTFPPGIAGTPMRKIGYHGWKTWELSFDNFRIPKENILVHSARSGSSEGFKRTAMGLSVARIHTAARSVGLARGALEDSIAYAQTRIQFGRPIGDFQAIRFKLAWMATEIEAARALTYAAADDFDRGHRADVQASMAKLFASEMAEKVTSEGIQIHGGAGYTSEYPLERYWRDARLTKIFEGTSEIQQRIISDAFLPRAKR
- a CDS encoding CoA transferase, which gives rise to MMATRTGPLADLRILDLTQALAGPFCTMLLADLGADVVKIEPPRGDMTRGMPPFPADRAGCDYGGYFASINRNKRSVVLDLRAAGDRGILLRLVERADAVVENARVGVMDRLGVGYERLRERNPRLVYAAIRGFGDPRTGPSPYAEWPAFDI